In a genomic window of Rhododendron vialii isolate Sample 1 chromosome 12a, ASM3025357v1:
- the LOC131309899 gene encoding inorganic pyrophosphatase 2-like, which yields MAGNIVVVFDFDKTIIDLDSDNWVIDELGFTDLFDQLLPTMPWNSLMDKMMKEVHSQGKTIDDIVKVLQRAPIHPRIVPAIKTAHALGCDLRIVSDANLFFIETIVKHLGVSDCFSEINTNPSYVDEEGRLRIFPYQDFHSSPHGCDRCPPNMCKGLIIEKIKSTLAEEGNNKKKFIYLGDGSGDFCPSLKLKQGDYVMPRKNYPVWDLICKNRIQIEAEIHEWSDGEDLERVLLHLINTTPMEEETKKLFPIDWKFETMVPVAAHDAFPQVVSVPH from the exons ATGGCTGGAaatattgttgtggtttttGACTTCGACAAGACGATTATCGACTTGGATAGTGATAACTGGGTAATCGATGAATTGGGTTTCACCGATCTGTTCGATCAACTCCTCCCAACAATGCCATGGAACTCCCTCATG GACAAGATGATGAAGGAGGTCCATTCCCAAGGAAAAACCATTGATGACATTGTGAAGGTTCTGCAAAGAGCTCCTATCCACCCCCGGATCGTCCCTGCCATTAAAACAGCTCATGCTTTAGG GTGCGATTTGAGGATCGTAAGCGATGCGAATCTCTTCTTTATCGAGACGATTGTGAAGCATTTGGGAGTGAGTGATTGTTTTTCTGAAATCAACACAAATCCAAGCTATGTTGATGAAGAAGGAAGGCTGAGGATATTCCCTTACCAGGATTTCCACTCCTCTCCCCATGGATGTGACCGCTGCCCTCCCAACATGTGCAAG GGTCtgataattgaaaaaataaaatccactCTAGCTGAGGAAggaaacaacaagaagaagTTCATCTATCTAGGAGATGGAAGTGGTGATTTCTGCCCCAGCTTGAAACTCAAACAAGGAGACTACGTGATGCCAAGAAAAAACTACCCGGTCTGGGACTTGATTTGCAAAAACAGGATCCAAATCGAGGCGGAAATCCACGAATGGAGCGACGGTGAAGATCTCGAGCGTGTCTTACTCCATCTCATCAACACAACTCCAATGGAAGAGGAAACCAAGAAGTTGTTTCCGATCGATTGGAAGTTCGAGACGATGGTTCCGGTGGCCGCCCATGATGCCTTCCCTCAAGTTGTTTCCGTCCCGCATTAG